From Streptomyces chrestomyceticus JCM 4735, one genomic window encodes:
- a CDS encoding M48 family metallopeptidase yields MTESPGGSERVPSRDRRRFPGISSRAYEHPADRSALVALRKLSGFDTVFKTLSGLLPERSLRLLFLSDSVRVSDQQFTHLNDMLRDACYILDLEKVPPMYVNQDPVPNAMCIGLDEPIIVLTTGLVELLDEEEMRAVIGHEVGHALSGHAVYRTILLFLTNLALKVAWIPLGNVAIMAIVTALREWFRKSELSADRAGLLVGQDLQASMRGLMKLAGGNHLHEMNVDAFLKQAEEYEAGGDLRDSVLKVLNMLPRSHPFTTVRAAELKKWAASRDYQRIMDGHYPRKDEDKDTSVSESFRESAAHYAESVRTSKDPLMGLVRDIAGGAGDLGGKLRDTVFRGGSRPGGSGGTGGSGGANGSDGANGPDEPGSAGK; encoded by the coding sequence ATGACGGAGAGCCCAGGCGGCAGCGAGCGCGTACCGAGCCGGGACCGCAGGCGGTTCCCGGGGATCTCGTCCCGCGCCTACGAGCACCCGGCGGACCGTTCCGCGCTCGTGGCCCTGCGCAAGCTCAGCGGGTTCGACACCGTCTTCAAGACGCTCAGCGGCCTGTTGCCGGAGCGCAGCCTGCGGCTGCTGTTCCTGTCGGACTCGGTGCGCGTCAGCGACCAGCAGTTCACGCACCTCAACGACATGCTGCGGGACGCCTGTTACATCCTGGACCTGGAGAAGGTCCCGCCGATGTACGTGAACCAGGACCCGGTGCCGAACGCCATGTGCATCGGGCTGGACGAGCCGATCATCGTCCTGACCACCGGCCTGGTCGAGCTGCTCGACGAGGAGGAGATGCGTGCGGTCATCGGCCACGAGGTCGGCCACGCGCTGTCCGGTCACGCGGTGTACCGCACGATCCTGCTGTTCCTGACGAACCTGGCGCTGAAGGTCGCCTGGATCCCGCTGGGCAACGTCGCGATCATGGCGATAGTGACGGCGCTGCGCGAGTGGTTCCGCAAGTCGGAGCTGTCCGCCGACCGGGCCGGACTGCTGGTCGGGCAGGACCTGCAGGCGTCCATGCGCGGACTGATGAAGCTGGCCGGCGGCAACCACCTGCACGAGATGAACGTGGACGCGTTCCTGAAGCAGGCCGAGGAGTACGAGGCGGGCGGTGACCTGCGCGACTCCGTGCTGAAGGTGCTGAACATGCTGCCGCGCAGCCACCCGTTCACCACCGTGCGGGCGGCCGAGCTGAAGAAGTGGGCGGCCAGCCGGGACTACCAGCGCATCATGGACGGCCACTACCCGCGCAAGGACGAGGACAAGGACACCTCGGTGTCCGAATCCTTCCGTGAGTCCGCCGCGCACTACGCCGAGTCGGTGCGTACCAGCAAGGACCCGCTGATGGGCCTGGTGCGCGACATAGCCGGCGGGGCCGGGGATCTCGGCGGCAAGCTGCGGGACACGGTCTTCCGCGGCGGCTCCCGGCCCGGCGGCTCCGGGGGCACGGGCGGCTCCGGCGGCGCGAACGGGTCGGACGGCGCTAACGGTCCGGACGAGCCGGGCTCGGCTGGGAAGTAG
- the nadD gene encoding nicotinate-nucleotide adenylyltransferase produces the protein MGEQTGPVKRRLGVMGGTFDPIHHGHLVAASEVASQFHLDEVIFVPTGQPWQKSHKTVSPAEDRYLMTVIATASNPQFSVSRIDIDRGGKTYTIDTLRELHEQHRDADLFFITGADALGQILTWHDAPELFSLAHFIGVTRPGHILADPGLPEGAVSLVEVPALAISSTDCRARVAQGDPVWYLVPDGVVRYIDKRDLYREDLTGHDGR, from the coding sequence ATGGGAGAGCAGACAGGGCCCGTGAAGCGGCGGCTCGGAGTGATGGGCGGGACGTTCGACCCGATCCATCACGGACACCTGGTCGCCGCCAGCGAGGTGGCCAGCCAGTTCCACCTCGACGAGGTCATATTCGTCCCGACCGGGCAGCCGTGGCAGAAGAGCCACAAGACGGTGTCGCCGGCCGAGGACCGCTATCTGATGACGGTCATCGCGACCGCGTCCAACCCGCAGTTCTCCGTCAGCCGGATCGACATCGACCGCGGCGGCAAGACGTACACCATCGACACGCTGCGGGAGCTGCACGAACAGCACCGTGACGCGGACCTCTTCTTCATCACCGGCGCCGACGCGCTCGGCCAGATCCTGACCTGGCACGACGCGCCGGAGCTGTTCTCGCTCGCCCACTTCATCGGGGTGACCAGGCCCGGGCACATACTCGCCGACCCCGGGCTTCCCGAAGGGGCGGTGTCCCTGGTCGAGGTGCCGGCGCTGGCCATCTCCTCGACCGACTGCCGGGCGCGCGTCGCCCAGGGGGACCCGGTCTGGTACCTGGTGCCGGACGGCGTCGTGCGCTACATCGACAAGCGCGACCTGTACCGCGAGGACCTGACCGGCCACGACGGCCGTTGA
- the rsfS gene encoding ribosome silencing factor, protein MTATDRSIELIKAASLAAADKLAHDIIAYDVSDVLSITDAFLLASAPNDRQVKSIVDEIEERLNKDLGAKPVRREGDREARWVLLDYVDIVVHVQHSEERVFYALERLWKDCPELDLPEEAKATRGKAAAHAEATSAEQDGDLS, encoded by the coding sequence GTGACCGCCACCGACCGCTCCATCGAGCTGATCAAGGCCGCCTCGCTGGCGGCCGCCGACAAGCTCGCGCACGACATCATCGCGTACGACGTCAGCGACGTGCTCTCGATCACCGACGCGTTCCTGCTGGCCTCGGCCCCCAACGACCGCCAGGTCAAGTCGATCGTCGACGAGATCGAGGAGCGGCTGAACAAGGACCTGGGCGCCAAGCCGGTGCGCCGCGAGGGCGACCGCGAGGCCCGCTGGGTGCTGCTCGACTACGTCGACATCGTCGTCCACGTCCAGCACAGCGAAGAGCGCGTCTTCTACGCCCTCGAACGCCTCTGGAAGGACTGCCCCGAGCTGGACCTCCCCGAGGAGGCCAAGGCCACCCGCGGCAAGGCCGCCGCGCACGCCGAGGCCACGTCGGCCGAGCAGGACGGAGACCTGAGCTGA
- a CDS encoding histidine phosphatase family protein: MNGTSSGRGRRIVLWRHGQTAWNLERRFQGSTDIELTEEGVAQARRAARLLAALKPDAIIASDLRRAAATARELAAVTGLEITHDQGLRETYAGAWQGLTHEEIVARYGEQYAAWKRGEPVRRGGGELETEVADRAAPVVERSADKLPDGGTLVVVSHGGTIRTTIGRLLGLESHHWEGLGGLSNCCWSVLGEGARGWRLMEHNAGTLPEPVLGDDD; this comes from the coding sequence CTGAACGGGACCAGCAGCGGCCGTGGCCGCCGGATAGTCCTGTGGCGCCACGGCCAGACGGCGTGGAACCTGGAGCGCCGTTTCCAGGGCTCCACGGACATCGAGCTGACCGAGGAGGGCGTGGCGCAGGCGCGGCGCGCCGCCCGGCTGCTCGCGGCCCTCAAGCCGGACGCGATCATCGCCTCCGACCTGCGCCGGGCCGCCGCCACGGCCCGTGAGCTGGCGGCCGTCACCGGCCTGGAGATCACGCACGACCAGGGGCTGCGCGAGACGTACGCGGGCGCCTGGCAGGGCCTGACCCACGAGGAGATCGTGGCGCGGTACGGGGAGCAGTACGCGGCGTGGAAGCGCGGCGAGCCCGTACGGCGCGGCGGCGGCGAACTGGAGACCGAGGTCGCCGACCGCGCGGCCCCCGTCGTGGAGCGCAGCGCCGACAAGCTGCCGGACGGCGGCACCCTGGTCGTCGTCAGCCACGGCGGCACGATCCGTACGACCATCGGGCGGCTGCTGGGCCTGGAGTCCCACCACTGGGAGGGGCTGGGCGGGCTGTCGAACTGCTGCTGGTCCGTGCTGGGCGAGGGTGCCCGCGGCTGGCGCCTGATGGAGCACAACGCCGGCACGCTGCCGGAGCCGGTGCTCGGCGACGACGACTGA
- the phsA gene encoding O-aminophenol oxidase PhsA, which translates to MSDLTIHPVREAVPDRPSGAPAKREAVAGLTPFVDELRIPPVLRPGRKEALRGIDIDQTATWVRLHSELPPTKVWAYEGHYPGPTIEVRRGRRLRINWHNRLTGGYPVTAAEAKPLPGAPLPTDEPGRANSTLVEGVADLPPWTVTHLHGAVTGGGNDGWSENAVAPGDSQLSEYPNDHRATSWWYHDHAMDITRWNVFAGLAGMYLVRDDEEDMLQLPSGRREIPLVIQDRNLDTDEEGRLTGRLLHKTQVVAQDKDGKNVSLPFTGPYTLVNGVIWPHADVAACWYRFRVLNAANSRTFQLRLVDDATGASVTGAVWQIGSDGGLLPRPVPVDGPLSVASAERMDLLVDFGRLRGRTLRLVNAAPGVTYPDVMQFRVGDTQVRDPFVLPQVISPSFERLTHGSAPHHGHRLVVLTPPGPVGNFHPEMWEMEEIPDTGLKFPVEGVVQIHGPDGKTRTYRRTARMFDDTLNHMVRLGDWEQWSFLNLGGAGTHPMHIHLVDFQVLSRDRYPADGDPNSPYDNKTGGTRVPLEYGGTAPISPGDQGWKDVIQVPPGQMVNVLARFQGATGRFMYHCHLLEHEDMGMMRPFVVMPREVLKFHHHQPGGHGHG; encoded by the coding sequence GTGAGTGATCTGACGATTCATCCTGTCCGGGAAGCGGTGCCGGACCGGCCGTCCGGCGCGCCGGCCAAGCGCGAAGCCGTGGCCGGACTGACACCCTTCGTCGACGAACTGCGCATACCGCCCGTCCTGCGGCCCGGCCGCAAGGAGGCGCTGCGCGGCATCGACATCGACCAGACCGCCACCTGGGTCCGGCTGCACTCCGAACTCCCGCCGACCAAGGTGTGGGCGTACGAGGGGCACTACCCGGGCCCGACGATCGAGGTACGCCGCGGCCGGCGGCTCCGCATCAACTGGCACAACCGTCTCACCGGCGGCTATCCGGTCACCGCCGCCGAGGCCAAGCCCTTACCGGGCGCGCCCCTGCCCACCGACGAGCCGGGCCGCGCGAACAGCACACTCGTGGAAGGCGTCGCCGATCTGCCGCCCTGGACGGTCACCCACCTGCACGGCGCGGTGACCGGCGGCGGCAACGACGGCTGGTCGGAGAACGCCGTCGCGCCCGGCGACTCCCAGCTCTCGGAGTATCCCAACGACCACCGCGCGACGAGCTGGTGGTACCACGACCACGCCATGGACATCACGCGGTGGAACGTCTTCGCGGGCCTGGCCGGGATGTACCTGGTCCGCGACGACGAGGAGGACATGCTGCAACTGCCCTCCGGCAGGCGGGAGATACCGCTGGTCATCCAGGACCGCAACCTCGACACGGACGAGGAAGGCCGCCTGACGGGCCGTCTGCTGCACAAGACGCAGGTCGTGGCCCAGGACAAGGACGGGAAGAACGTCTCCCTGCCCTTCACCGGCCCGTACACCCTCGTCAACGGGGTCATCTGGCCCCACGCCGACGTCGCGGCGTGCTGGTACCGCTTCCGCGTGCTGAACGCGGCGAACAGCCGCACCTTCCAGTTGCGCCTGGTGGACGACGCGACGGGCGCGTCGGTGACGGGCGCGGTGTGGCAGATCGGTTCGGACGGCGGCCTGCTGCCGCGGCCGGTCCCGGTGGACGGCCCGCTGTCGGTCGCGTCCGCCGAGCGGATGGACCTGCTCGTCGACTTCGGCCGGCTGCGCGGCCGTACGCTGCGGCTCGTCAACGCCGCGCCCGGGGTGACGTATCCGGACGTGATGCAGTTCCGGGTCGGGGACACGCAGGTGCGCGACCCGTTCGTGCTCCCGCAGGTGATCTCCCCGTCCTTCGAGCGGCTCACCCACGGCTCGGCGCCCCACCACGGGCACCGGCTCGTCGTCCTCACCCCGCCCGGTCCGGTCGGCAACTTCCACCCGGAGATGTGGGAGATGGAGGAGATCCCCGACACCGGCCTGAAGTTCCCCGTCGAGGGAGTCGTCCAGATCCACGGCCCGGACGGAAAGACCCGCACGTACCGCCGTACGGCCCGGATGTTCGACGACACGCTGAACCACATGGTCCGGCTCGGCGACTGGGAGCAGTGGAGCTTCCTGAACCTGGGCGGCGCCGGCACCCACCCGATGCACATCCACCTCGTGGACTTCCAGGTCCTCAGCCGCGACCGCTACCCGGCGGACGGCGACCCGAACAGCCCGTACGACAACAAGACCGGCGGCACCCGCGTCCCGCTCGAATACGGCGGTACGGCCCCGATATCCCCGGGCGACCAGGGCTGGAAGGACGTCATACAGGTCCCGCCGGGCCAGATGGTCAACGTGCTCGCCCGCTTCCAGGGCGCGACGGGCCGGTTCATGTACCACTGCCATCTGCTGGAGCACGAGGACATGGGGATGATGCGGCCGTTCGTCGTCATGCCGCGTGAGGTGCTCAAGTTCCATCATCACCAGCCGGGCGGGCACGGGCACGGCTGA
- a CDS encoding glycosyltransferase 87 family protein, with translation MSALELEQSAAPGGPSPLRGFVRRRPLLVAAVGCVVSFAAFWVAQRLAHVTMVDLMVYRAEGWTARNGEDLYDMVATSANLPNTYPPFAALLFTPLTLVGVPETRTLATLGNLLLMVAVAHLGLRLAGRPKRVPPLAAALGLAALLVWCEPVWTTLRYGQINLLLAVLVLWDLTRKDTNRWAGVGIGLAAGIKLTPALFAVFLALAGLVRAWQRLRAGAGPRGAWNPWLRQAVVACLTFLGTALLSALVLPHDSRRFWTEIIFAADRVGEVEITANQSLRGALARLLHTHDPGLWWLAAAAVVAVFGLAVAVGALLRGRRAWAAVACAVTALLVSPISWSHHWVWGVPMLILLGSEAIGRGGSGSRAGRRWWAGTLAMGLLFCSFALWFVPHRYHHHEELHQNGGQMLLSGIYPIAGLVFLALTAVLVRRDGAAAPDAGPEAVAPGR, from the coding sequence GTGTCCGCGCTGGAGCTGGAACAGTCCGCTGCACCCGGCGGTCCCTCCCCGCTGAGGGGCTTCGTCCGCCGCCGTCCGCTGCTGGTGGCGGCCGTCGGCTGTGTGGTGTCCTTCGCCGCCTTCTGGGTCGCGCAGCGGCTGGCGCACGTGACGATGGTCGACCTGATGGTCTACCGCGCCGAGGGCTGGACGGCCCGCAACGGCGAGGATCTCTACGACATGGTCGCGACCTCCGCGAACCTGCCCAACACCTACCCGCCCTTCGCCGCGCTCCTGTTCACGCCGCTCACGCTGGTCGGTGTGCCGGAGACGCGGACCCTCGCCACCCTCGGCAACCTCCTGCTCATGGTCGCCGTCGCCCATCTCGGTCTGCGGCTCGCGGGGCGGCCGAAGCGGGTACCGCCGCTCGCGGCGGCGCTGGGGTTGGCCGCGCTGCTGGTCTGGTGCGAGCCGGTGTGGACGACGCTGCGCTACGGGCAGATCAACCTGCTGCTCGCCGTCCTGGTCCTGTGGGACCTGACCCGTAAGGACACCAACCGGTGGGCCGGTGTCGGCATCGGTCTGGCGGCCGGCATCAAGCTCACCCCGGCCCTCTTCGCCGTCTTCCTCGCGCTGGCCGGGCTCGTACGGGCCTGGCAGCGTCTGCGGGCGGGCGCGGGGCCGCGGGGCGCCTGGAACCCCTGGCTGCGGCAGGCCGTCGTCGCCTGTCTCACCTTCCTGGGCACCGCGCTGCTGTCCGCGCTCGTCCTGCCGCACGACTCCCGCCGCTTCTGGACGGAGATCATCTTCGCCGCCGACCGGGTCGGCGAGGTGGAGATCACCGCCAACCAGTCACTGCGCGGCGCGCTGGCCCGGCTGCTGCACACCCACGACCCCGGCCTGTGGTGGCTGGCCGCCGCGGCCGTCGTGGCGGTCTTCGGGCTGGCCGTGGCGGTCGGCGCGCTGCTGCGCGGCCGCCGGGCCTGGGCGGCCGTCGCCTGTGCGGTGACCGCGCTGCTGGTCAGCCCGATCTCCTGGTCGCACCACTGGGTGTGGGGCGTACCGATGCTGATCCTGCTCGGCTCGGAGGCGATCGGCCGCGGCGGCTCCGGCAGCCGGGCCGGCCGACGCTGGTGGGCGGGGACGCTGGCGATGGGCCTCCTCTTCTGCTCGTTCGCGCTGTGGTTCGTGCCGCACCGCTACCACCATCACGAGGAACTGCACCAGAACGGCGGCCAGATGCTGCTGTCCGGGATCTATCCGATCGCCGGGCTGGTCTTCCTGGCCCTGACCGCCGTGCTGGTACGGAGGGACGGTGCGGCCGCACCGGACGCCGGTCCGGAGGCGGTCGCACCGGGGCGCTGA